In Desulfovibrio sp. 86, the following proteins share a genomic window:
- a CDS encoding bactofilin family protein has translation MAKDEIAYLGSDTVYEGKLHFKGTVRIEGKYNGEIVSEGTLNVGKDAQVTGTLDVGELLLSGRFSGEITARRRVVVYGSGILEGRVQTPVLLTEEGGIIEGQVSMQSSGKVKA, from the coding sequence GTGGCCAAGGACGAAATAGCCTACCTGGGTTCCGATACAGTTTATGAAGGCAAACTGCATTTCAAGGGCACCGTGCGCATTGAAGGCAAGTACAATGGCGAGATCGTGAGCGAAGGCACACTGAATGTGGGCAAGGACGCTCAGGTCACCGGCACGCTTGATGTGGGCGAACTTCTGCTCTCCGGCCGGTTCTCCGGCGAAATCACGGCCCGCCGCCGCGTGGTCGTCTACGGATCGGGCATACTTGAAGGCCGCGTGCAAACCCCCGTGCTGCTGACCGAAGAAGGCGGCATCATCGAAGGCCAGGTGAGCATGCAGAGCTCCGGCAAGGTCAAAGCCTAG